Below is a genomic region from Herpetosiphonaceae bacterium.
AGCCGATCGCCCAGCCCCGCCGAGGTCTGAAGGCCAAGCGTCCGTGGCTGCAACCAGGCCAGCCGACGACGGAGCGCGGCGGCGTTGTGGGCGCTACATGGGCCGATCAGCAGCACGCCGCTCTCGTGCGCCGACGACTCGCCCTCAAAGTCTGCCAGCGACGAGCCATCCGATGCCAGGACGGCTAACTGCTGCGTTCCATCCATACGCGCCAGGGCGTACTCAACACCATGAGCTGTCACCGATGAGCGCGGCGCAATGTTCAACCGCTCCATCGTGACGAATCTGGACGCGCCTTGCGTTTGGTTCATACAACCTCCTCGCGAATGTTGGGCGAGTCGTGCGGAATTGCTACCAGGATCGCGCCGCGTTCCGGCCCGTGCGGTCGCCTCGATCTTCAAAGGCGGATGCGAGAGCGCGGATCAAGGGGTTCGTGTAATATGTTACATGTCAAGCCGCCAAAATTGCAGCAACTAATATGCCAGCATCGCTGTCGGCTGGCTTAGCGTAAAAAAACAACCAGCACCGTCAGCGTGAGCAGGCTACCAATGGTCGTCGCCACGACCACATTGCTCACGAAGTGGGGCCAGGTGTCGAACTCCAGCGCCAGAATCGTGGTGTTGACGGCGGTCGGCATCGCCGCCTGCATGATCCCGACCCGTAGCGCGAGATCGGTCAGGCCAAGCAGATACGCGACGCCAAACGCGATCGGGACGGAGGCGACCAGGCGCAGGGCCGTCGCGGTGCCCAGCGGCCCGAACGAGCCAAGCGGCTTGCGGCGGCGAAGCTGCATGCCGAGGATCAGCAGCAGAAACGGCAGCGTCGCGTCGGCCAGCAGCCGCAGGCCACGGAACAGACCAGCAGCGACGAAGCCGTTGCTTTCGTCAAGCGGCACGCCCAGCAGCCGCAGCACGATCGCCAGCAGCGCGGCGTAGAGCATCGGCATGCGCAATACCTGAGTCAGCGCGGCCCGGCGATTTCCCGCGCCGCTTGACGCAACATACACCGCCAGCGTTTGCGATAGGAACGCCTGGGTCAGATAGCCGATGACGGCATACTGAAAGCCAATGTCGCCGAACGCGAACCGGGTGGCCGG
It encodes:
- a CDS encoding AEC family transporter, encoding MLTLLLQVFSEVVLPIVVIAGIGYLLEGAFPLDPRTLNRVSLYGLSPCLLFVTLLRTEINSGEALRLSLLMLLVVICMCACAYIVARAMRLNSTERSGFMLASTFMNSGNYGLPATRFAFGDIGFQYAVIGYLTQAFLSQTLAVYVASSGAGNRRAALTQVLRMPMLYAALLAIVLRLLGVPLDESNGFVAAGLFRGLRLLADATLPFLLLILGMQLRRRKPLGSFGPLGTATALRLVASVPIAFGVAYLLGLTDLALRVGIMQAAMPTAVNTTILALEFDTWPHFVSNVVVATTIGSLLTLTVLVVFLR